ttaataaatataaagaagAAATTAGGCATTAagctattaaattttattaagaactggttgtaaatgaaaatttattttttgaatattaattttaaaaaaattattatttaatcttataCTATGCGAAACATATTAATTATTCtctcaattttaatatattccATGCTATGAAAAATCTATGTTTTAGTatacataataaatatttttttttttaaaaaaaaagttgaaataTAATGTGAAGGAAAGCTCTTAATCAAGTATGTATTAATTTGGTTGCAGGTTCTCTGTCAGAAAAATCATCACCTCCCCCTAGCTCATCAACTCCAGAACGCGGAGGCCATTGGTGGTCTCAACTTGAGAGATGTGGATTCATTTCTATCTTTCTAGTAGTCTTCTTCTTAGCATTATCACCCTAATTTACAGATCCTAAAtcaaattagattttttaacattttatttggAAAATAATCTTCCTTGAAtatccttttattttaatttctttttttttttctaattttttcatttctttGCCTTAATGGTTAATCTGgcacattaaaaatttaattgatctcCACATAATCCTAATGGATTATAGAATAGAATTGAACCAAatgttaatcaatttttttatcttcGATTTCATCGAATCAATTTGAATCAATTAACCAAAACCTGAACCttctaattaaaaaacaaaaaagaaaaactaagatttcttttatttcaaaaaaaaaaagaaggtagGAGTTCTTTTTTCTGGTGGgaaaaaaatcaaacaaaaatgaaataaaaggcaaaaaagaattaataaaaaaaagagaaaattgaaaaatgtaCGAGCATCTGAATGCAAAAAGCCGTAGAGGAAAAAGGGCAAATTACAAGCATAATCTGCTCGATGATTAGGGTTTTGATATCGGCAACTAAGAGGACTGATTTCGCTATTTAATTAGTGAATCAGTGACGCTTTGCcttcttctattttctctttTGCACAATCCCTAAAACTTCAATAAAACCAAAAGCAAATGCAAAATTCTTCTATGATACTTACTGTTACCTGCTAAATCTCTCTCAAGATGCAGAGTGCTGCTCGTTCTGATCCCATGGAGAAGAAAAGAGGAAGCTTTTTTAGCTTATATAGAAGAGGAGGATGGCGATGGGTCCTATGCTCAAAACCCTAgttttgaattttcttttccAATTTGGATTTTTAAGTTTTGGAGCGCCGAATTAAAACCCAATAATTTAGGGCTCAATTGGGCCTGAGAAATGAAATCTCGATTCTCACTCCGTTGGAGCccattttcaattaaaaccccCCTGCTATGACAGTATAAACCCTCGCTCAGGAACTAGTGCAATTTCTCTCTCCATGTTCAGAAAGAATCAGATGTCGGAGTGATTTGATCCTGTAAATTGCAAGAACTAAAAATTTTTATCTTCTTAGTAATGGACCTGCAACAAccaaacatttttaaaaattagatattttttaaaattaaaggataattataaaaatctttttatGAATACAATACACTCTTTacctaattaattataattaatgaatttttatgattttattctcataaagtctattaattaaactgtataattttaattaaaataatgtagtttaaataaaatcctctaattataaaaagatatttttgtaaccattaattaaattatctaatcataaaaaatatattttacatcaAAACTACGTAGATTCGGTGTATTATTTGTAATAACCTAGCATCTAAAATTTACCCAATTCACATTTCTCCCTAGCAAATCACGCAGTAGCCATCATCGCATCTTCAGCCAGAGGACCTGTCGCCCCCCTGAGCAGCAGCACGTCGCGCCAGCACCACCACCGCATCACGCTCCTGTGAGCCGCCGCATCACTGCTTCTCGTGCTCGTGAGCCACCGCACGCCGCACCTCTGCATCGACCGGTCGTTTGCAGCCCACCTCTGCATCGCGCTTCTCTGGATCGCGTCACAAGCAGATCTCCAGTTCAAACGTGATATGTAAGACTCAATTGCttctcaaaaaataatttacatattaGACAAAATTACGAGATTATAATACAGTATtctaaaatcttaattttttctttcacaTAACTGAACTAGTAAATTTTCTTTCCCTTCTCTTTGCTGATTGTACTTGGACTCATTTACAACATCCAAACATTTACTTTTtaacaaagaaaataaattttaaaataattttattatgaattgtgtttgtataatctatttttaatgtactttcttttttaatgctatttatattatattaatggtGACTAATAACTGTTTAAAGTGCGCTGAGCTCAAGTAGAGCTTTTCAATTTCGAGCTCGAGCTTACTGAACCGAACTCAGCTTTTTATAAATCGAGCTTGAATAAGCTTGATTTTAATATCTAACTCACGAGTTGAGCTCGagcttctaaatttttttaataaaagagacCCCTAACTAGTACATATTTCTCTCTGCATGTTCAGAAAGAATCAGATGTAGGAGTGATGATGGCTTCTTTCGCTTCCTCCATTTCCAAAACCCTAACGAAAAGGGTCATTGCTAGTGCTGGTGTTGGCGTTGGTGGTGGATTTGAGGCGATTTATTCTCTTCCAAAGCATCAGCTTCCTTCATCTTCCTCGTTTTGTACCTCAGCGGCTGCCGTCTCCTCTCCTGTTTCTGacgcttcttctccttcatttcCTCAACCTCAAGGTCTatctatatgtatatatatacaaatatatGTGTTTCTGTATTACTTTTTGTGCGTTGATCTTGTATTCATAAGGAGAAAATTTATGAAAAGAGATGAGAACTTCATGAATATgctaaaatatatatttgtggGGTTTTTTGTTGCATAGGATGTAATTTGcaagaaaaagagagaggtTCTAGATGGTCTAGATGGTTGCTATTTCTACCTGGAGCGATCACTTTTGGCCTTGGAACTTGGCAAATTTTCAGAAGGCAAGAAAAGGTgaaatttctctctctctctctctctctctctctcaaaacaaTTAGCACTTAAGTGCGcaattcaataaatatttattagtgTTGCTTAGTCGTCATAGTTGTTGTTTATTCATCTTCGAATTAAGTTGTCAACTTTTGTTTATACTTCATTTTGTTATTTCAAAATTTGCAACTTCAATGGTGTtaagtttaagtggaaatagcATGCATGTTATCAACTTTGATGCGGATGTATATACTGTAATTAATTTGGTTTGGTTTATCTACAAATTTCTAATGTCAAAGCTGTTTAGTTGATTgccagaaaaattaaaatttctgtaGACCTTTGTAGTGTTTCACTGGGACTGTTATATCTATTGAACTTGTAAATTGGGCTGGAAGTTGTTCTACATTACCCTGGTTTATGTCATATAATTGAAGAGCATGATAAAGATTATTTTCCTCTTTCATCTTTAAAAGTCTTTTTAGAACAAGAACTAAGGTGGATTATAACAGTTGCAACTCTGAAAATAGGGAAAAGAACTAATATGGTGGCAATGTTGATGGCCTAGAGATAAGTACAACTGAGtgtttttatgtgtatgttttatCTGAGCATTAAAATATCTTGTTAAATCTGATTTCTAAGTTGATCGTTCCTTAGTAATAGTACAGTTGTCTCTATCTTACAGTGTGTTTTGACATATTCTTGGGAAATAAATGCATCTATAACTAGATAAATTCTATCACTTAAACCTCAATTATCAGTTTTGCTATTCCATTGCCTCGTTAAATTATGTtgatatatttttgaaattctTAATCACACCTTAAAATGTGATAGGTGTATGCACCATTTCATTTGATTCTAACACAGTTATTCAAAACAGAAAATTTTCTTTATGCTGTTTCCTTTTAGGACTTCAtcatttttcttcaaattttatgtaTCTCTTTGTCTCAGTTGTAATGGCATGCAACTAACAGTATTATATTTTGTAGAGTAGACCTATGTAGATTTGTCAAGTGGAATCACTAGTGGGACTGAtacttttgaaatttattttgtcTTTAGATTAAAATGTTGGATTATAGACAGAAGAGATTGACAATGGAACCTATGAAATTCAATGACTTATCCCCATCGAGTGAGCAATTGGATAATTTGGAGTTCAGGAGAGTGGCATGCAAGGGTGTTTTGGATGAGAAGAGATCTATCTATGTGGGTCCTCGTTCTAGAAGCATATCTGGAGTGACTGAAAATGGTTACTATGTCATTACACCCCTAATGCCAATCCCCAACAACCCTGAGAGGTAAGTGTGCTTGGAATTTTTGGTGGTTGTACTGTAGCTTAGATCAATAGTGCAACAGTAGTTTAGGGAATATGATAATCATGGAGTAAGATGTTCATTCCTAAGTCATAAGTATGACAATATTGTATTCTGGATGATGGTTTTGTCAAATAATTGCTAAAGGTATCAATTACAAATGCACATATCATTGACGTCTGAATCTGTTGAGTTATGGTTGTGAACGTGGTCAAATTAACAAGTATTTGCACTTTGAAAGACGTAAATAACTTGAAGTTCCATTTCAAGGcggcaaataaaataactgaCTGCTGAAACTATCACTTGATCAGGCCAATATTTTTTTCgtccattaaaaattaatagtttttcACCCGAGACCTTTTGTTGGTATGCAAAGGCTGCAGTCATCACGAGATAATGATCATGGGAAGAAATTATGAAGAAATGTCTATTTACTTTTGACCACCAATATAACTAGTTTAATAATTACACTTTTTGTTTGATGACATTTTGATGAGTTACTGTCTCGATATCTCTGTTCTGCTAACTCTTTTGAGTGTAGTTCTTgtgtttttttcatattattttgtggttttaatttttGGCAACTTAGGCAAGTATCATACATATTCCTATTTACTTGCTTGTACCTACGGTTTCAAACAGAAATAGACAAATGGTTCATATTGCATAGAACTATTAACTAAATTGAACAATAAAACTTCAGGTTATATAATGGGTCAATTTGGCAGACTTTTCTAACGTACAGCCTAAAGGTGTCCAAGCCTGTTTTGGCTATCTTTATTTGTGCTGTTAAACTGAGTGATAGTTGTTGAATTTGTCTTGCAGCTAACAAATAttagattattttttttcagTGTGCAGTCACCAATTCTGGTGAATAGAGGATGGGTCCCTCGTATTTGGAAGGAAAGATCCTTAGAAATTTCACAAGATGGTGAACCTCCTTCAGATATAACATCCTTATCTGCCCAAGAGAGTGAACGAAGTTCATGGTGGAGGTTTTGGTCCAAGAAGCGAAAAGTTATTGAGGTGTCCCTTGTATTTCCTTAGTCCTCCTTGGTTGTTGCAGCCCATTAACTCAGAAGATGAAATGTTTAGTTCTTGCAATTTACAGGATCAAATCCCAGCTGTCACTCCTGTAGAAGTTGTTGGAGTGGTTCGAGGGAGTGAAAAGCCTAGCATTTTTGTTCCAGAAAATGATCCAAGCTCTGGCCAGTGGTTCTATGTTGATGTTCCATCGATTGCCCGTGCTTGTGAGCTTCCTGAGAATACTATCTATGTGGAAGACATCAATGAGAACATTAGTTCAGGATGTCCATATCCTGTTCCAAAGGATGTGAATACCTTGATACGCAGTTCAGTCATGCCACAAGACCATCTAAACTATACTTTGACATGGTATGCTAGTTCAGTGACTTTGACATCTTTATTTACACATTTCAGCGATTGCTTTGATAGTATTTTATTCCTTGATCTGTACACTTTATCATTATCATGCATTGGATTCCAAAGATTAGAAAGATCACTGAGTTCCAAGtggacctagggcagcaccttGCATGTACTCTCATCTTAGATCTAATCTGTGATCAGGTGTTTGAGGGCATCATACCATATACCTGGCATCCAAATCATGAAAATGTAGTTTTTGTTCGAGGgatatcaaaatataaatttaagtaaCGGGATAGGTGTACTTTTCATATGGCATTATGAACATTTTCTTTAATTCCCCAGGTGTACTATGAGAGTGATTTTCAGGGCATGCCTCGCAAAATTGAAagacaggaaaaaaaaaattcactgaAAAAGATCCAGATGATTTATGAAGCAACTATAATTCCTTCTGATATTGGTTTTATTTTGAACAGGTATTCTCTATCAGCTGCTGTCACATTTATGGCGTTCAAGAGACTAAGGCCAAATAGAAGCCGGAGATAGCGAGTCTGTTGTGTTAGAAATATACATTTTTCTGATCAACTTATCTTAATTTTCATGCAAGAATTTGATCAAAGATCATGGAGCTCCGTAATACATTGATCTGAACTTATGCATCCTCGCGAACTGAAGGAAATTCATTCGCTTCGTCTGTTGAACTGGGAAGTGTTCCTTGAATTTTGCAATTTTGATGATTTGTCATTTGCAGAGATGCAaatcagtttaaattttttggTTAAAGCTGCGCTTCCAGCTTAGGTTTTTTCACCCCACCAGTTGAATTTATATCCGCATGAATAATGTGCATTTTGTTTTAACTGAGATGAGCCAAGATAAAAGCCATGTAAGAAGGTGAGGGCTATCCTCTCTAGTTGACATTTAAGGTCACATGAAGATGTATTGTTGTTCAATAAGCGTTTTTATCTTCAGTAGCATATTTgacaatgtaaaaaataaagatatgaaAGAAATAGGGGAGAGAATAGAAGAGAGTTTTTGGTTTGAATATCTCAAAGCAAGGTATCATCATATTTGGGAGATGCAGTACTACTCTAAGCTCCAATTTTAAGAAGGAAACTAAGAAATTTGTACTGTGGCTCTGATTAAGATCGTGGTTCAAAGCCAAAACAGCTGCTCATTGAGAAAGaagaatgtatatatatatatatatacatatatattttatgcTGTAAGAAgtgtgttttttaaaaaaaatattaaatatttgttaatttaactttaaaataatttttaatcctTTTTAATTAATACATTTAAAGAGCTGTTTTTCTTTCTGGATagcaattaaatatattagatgTCGCCAATGAGAAATAAAACTGAAATCGGGTAATACCTTATTCAAAATTCGAAGAGTTACAATCATAACGATTTCATCTTTTACTCGAAATGGAATTTGCCAGTTCAAATTCACCCTATTAAGGCGCTGTTCGGCAAGCGTTTTAGAGGTTGAAGGAATGGATTAAAATATGAAACATGGCCATTGCAATTATGGCTTAAACTTATCATCTTGTGCAGACACAAACACAAAACAAAATATCACCAGCTAACCTTAATTTTTCTTTACGTTACTGTACAATTTGTACATCATAAAAGAAAGAATACACAAATAAAAGAATCATAAGCAAGGAAAGCTATTGAATTGCCATACTAAAATACAtgaaactaaaaattaattaaatcaagaaagaaaaaaataaaaaagaagaaaagctaCACCGAAAGAATGAACAAATATGAAACGAGTAATATACAAATGACCAGTCCCTACAACTATACACATGTTACGAGCAGAGCAGAAGTAGTTACACCTGAATGAATTGCACTCAACAATGCCAGAAAATTGAACAGACTCTCTTCAGAGAACCACTTGAGCTTCGATGTCAAAGAGCTGCCTGTATTTTCCTTATCAATGGTTGCAATGTCCTTGTGAGCCTTTGATGAGGAACACAATTTTCTTGTAGCATGCTCAAGAATTAAGGTCAATATCAGACTCTCCCGGCTCTCAATGACCTGAGAAATTAGAATTGTAATCTTCGATTAGCATTATTTTCCACCTCCAGTGATTTGTGCCGCCAACTGATGGGACAAGTAAGGGAGATAATAATGGAGAAGAGTGTGAAACTGGTGATAGATTATTCACATCCGTTTATTGTCTAATTTAATGAAATCAGATCCTAAGCCTTCCTGTTTGGGGCTGTGGTGTGGGTAGTCTTTTGACCAAAACCAGCTTCTTAGGAAAGAATGGTCAATCAGCATATTCTAAATAGGAAAATTTCTGTGATACTGAAACCTCATTAATTAGTTCATtggttttgaaaaataaattaaaacgtcTCAaaggttttaaaaaatctactaactAATTCTTCGGTTAGTTTTAGCCAgtgttttactatttaatttctatgatATGAAAAAACTCGTTAGTTAGTTTTTCAGTTTTGTAAAAATGACTACTAATTAGTCTTTCCGCATTGAGAACATTTTAGACTTTTCtacaatattttaatatatttttaaaaatcaagagactaactaatgaatttttcgATATCAcatggactaaatagtaatttttctaaGGAATGCTCAAATACAATTCGCAAAAGTGGGTCTAACTTTGCTACAGAATAGGATTAGTTCCAAGGAAAAAATGGGATCTCAAACATCTCGTTCTCTCTCTcaactatataaaaataaataaataagaaaagaatAGAATTGTATAAGTGATTTTCAGACAGGACCTGAACCGGTTAGTTTGTCACAAAGGAGAAATTGCAGTATAGAAGTAAGAAAATTTCTGCAAataaaatgaaaggaaaagatTAAGTGACAAGTTACCAGCTTAGATACATCAGTGATGCAGCAACACCAATCAAGGGAGAAATATGGGGAGGTAGATGCATCTGCTAAAGGATATTTGAACTGCTTAAGTTCTTCACCACACAGAAAAACATGTGCTCCACTTATGAAAAGTGATCTTGGAAGCCATGATTCCTCTGATTCAAGAGTTTGATCCATGCCATGTGTGAAAAACCCAAAGTTAGtagggaaaaaaagaaagaaagaagtaaGGTATGCACGCAAAATCAACAATCAATGTTGAGGCATCCCACAAGTAGCAGACATTGACAGCACCCTTACCCTTCTCTCTGAATAGGTGACGGTTGTAATGGCTGCCACAGGCCTTAAAAAATATTTGGGCAAGGAATGTTTCAATTCAAAGTTATGCACAAGATATTCTCATCATCCATCTTGATAGATAACTATGTTCGAACAATTGAACAAATAATCAAAGTTACAGTTTTTTACACAGATCAAAaggtttatgatttttttttgtaagGGAATGAAGGGTTTATGATTAATAAACTATCCCTTACATGTCAGACTTCCATACAGATTAAGCTTACTCTAATTTGTTCGAATTTCATCCAAGCAAAAATTAAGTTTCCATTGAATTCAGCAACTACAATAGAATCAGTGTTATTGatgaaattaaaaacaaaactgGATTGATTTTATCAAATCATGCATGGGTGTCTACAATGTTTATCGTTCAAATCATGGATACTCAAGGGCAGGCTAAATTCATTCAGCCTCTCCCCCAATTGCGCCAAGGGCACTTATCGTTCAAATCACGGAATACTCAAGGGCAGGCTAAATTCATTCAGCCTCTCCCCCAATTGTGCCAAGGGCACCCTCTCCCCCAATTGCGCCAAGGGCACcttgaatataaaataaaaacagaatttatctttttcctcttttggtGTAAAAAACTTCAAACCTTCAGTCACTTTTAGTCATAGCATAAAATATCCACAGTAGGTAAGGAAAAATCAGATCCATTCCACTGATTGCACAAATTGTTCAAAAATGATAATGAGGATATACATGTAAACAAACTGCATATGAAAGTTCTCATAATTACAgccatcactaggaactcatatgATGCACGTTTTGATGATGATAAT
This Manihot esculenta cultivar AM560-2 chromosome 6, M.esculenta_v8, whole genome shotgun sequence DNA region includes the following protein-coding sequences:
- the LOC110618169 gene encoding surfeit locus protein 1 — encoded protein: MMASFASSISKTLTKRVIASAGVGVGGGFEAIYSLPKHQLPSSSSFCTSAAAVSSPVSDASSPSFPQPQGCNLQEKERGSRWSRWLLFLPGAITFGLGTWQIFRRQEKIKMLDYRQKRLTMEPMKFNDLSPSSEQLDNLEFRRVACKGVLDEKRSIYVGPRSRSISGVTENGYYVITPLMPIPNNPESVQSPILVNRGWVPRIWKERSLEISQDGEPPSDITSLSAQESERSSWWRFWSKKRKVIEDQIPAVTPVEVVGVVRGSEKPSIFVPENDPSSGQWFYVDVPSIARACELPENTIYVEDINENISSGCPYPVPKDVNTLIRSSVMPQDHLNYTLTWYSLSAAVTFMAFKRLRPNRSRR